Proteins found in one Planococcus citri chromosome 2, ihPlaCitr1.1, whole genome shotgun sequence genomic segment:
- the LOC135834958 gene encoding uncharacterized protein LOC135834958 produces MEYLENLVPCNKSALRPCGNIAACIKHPTMRAYCVCTHTGAPMYKDTRCTLNLVNTDQLNNESFVDSNITHIYIPNLASENITEVAQSSNVLTENWFITFAIVLIIIAICIFLIRKCYCGFHKRQPKNTTLKNKTLLGKNKSGIPI; encoded by the exons ATGG AGTATTTGGAAAATCTTGTCCCCTGCAATAAAAGCGCTCTAAGACCATGTGGAAATATTGCAGCGTGTATAAAACATCCAACAATGAGAGCATATTGCGTATGCACTCATACCGGAGCACCAATGTATAAAGACACCAGATGTACTCTAAATCTAG TGAATACAGATCAGTTAAACAATGAAAGCTTCGTTGATTCGAATATAACCCACATTTATATTCCAAATTTGGCTTCTGAAAAT ATTACCGAAGTGGCACAGTCTTCAAATGTTCTAACCGAAAACTGGTTCATTACTTTTGCAATTGTTTTAATCATCATAGcaatatgcatttttttgatcagaaagTGTTACTGTGGCTTCCATAAGCGTCAACCCAAAAACACAACGTTGAAAAATAAG ACTTTGTTGGGTAAAAATAAATCAGGAATTCCAATATGA